ATGGATGCCCTCACCCTGCTCGAGAACGTGCTCGACGTGAGCCACGTGCCGTTCACCCATCACCGCACGGTGGGGCGCCGGGAGAACGCGGCTCCCGTGGAGGCCACCATCACCGCGGAGGGACCGGATGGCTTCACGGCCGAATGGCTGGAGGGACCGCGTCGGGGCCGGCTCGGCAGCCAGTTCACCACCTTCGCCGCGCCGTGCCTGATGTGGCACGACCTCACCGCCAAGGGTTTCGCCCGCATTCTCACGGTGGTGTACGCCACGCCGATCCGGCCGGGCGAGTGCCGTCTGTTCGCCCGCTTTCCGTTCCAGTTCCGCTCGGTGCTGCCGCGGTTGCTGCTGCGTTTCCGCCCCCGCTGGCTCCAGCACCTCGCCAACCACACCGTGCTGGAGGACGACCAGGTGTTTCTGCACTGGCAGGAGCGCGCCCTGGCGCGGCGGGGAGGCAGCGCCGCCTTCAGCCAGGCCTGTTTCCTGCCCACCGGCTCGGATGTCTACGTCAAGGCCCTGCATGCCTGGGTGGACAGCCACGGCGGCGAGCCCTTTCCGGGCCGCCCCCTGCCCGAGCGGCTCGACCGGGATCGACTCATGGACCGCGACCATGCCCACACCCGCCACTGCCACGCCTGCTCGACGGCCCAGCGGCGCCTGAGGATGCTGGGGCCCTGGCTGCAGCTTGCCATCGCCGTGGCGCTCCTGGCGCTGGCGGCCCTGTGGGGGGACGGCACCTGGCTGCTGCGGCTCGCTCTGGCGGGGCTGGCCCTGGGAGCCTGGCTGGTCCTGCTGCAGTGCGGGCGCTGGGAGCGGGCCTTCAGCCGTGGGGAGGGTGCGCCGCCTCGCAATGCTCCGGAGCCGGCAGGGAAGGCTCCCCCAGCAGGCCGTGGCGCTCCTGCTGATCCGCGCAGCGGGCTCGCACCAGATCCCGTGCCGTGATCCGGAAGCCCAGGCGCCGGGCCGCCAGCACCAGCTCCTGTTCGCTGCGGCAGTGCTTGAGGGCGCGTCTGAGGGCCGGATCGGCCTCGGCACTGTCCACAAACCGTTCCAGTTCGCTCCAGCTCATCGCATTCGCGCCCGTCTGTGGCTGCCGCTGAGGGTTCTCCCACCATGACCTCGGGGCGACAGCCCGGCAAGGTTCCGCCCGTTACCGAGCGCCCGCGGGGAAGGCACTGATCAGCCCTGCTGATTGCCCCCATCGCTGGCTTGGCAACCGCCCGGGTTCTGCCTAGGAGAGGACTACGGGGGACCACGCATGACGCAGCCACCAGAGGGGTCCGGGCCCCACGGTTCGGCCGACGACCAGCCGATCACCCCGCATGCGGCCCCGATCCTCGATGCCGATGGCCAGCTCACCTACGTGGGGGATGATGGCCGCCGCTACGTGGTGGGCCTGCCGCCCGAAGCGGATGAGGAGAGCGTGGAGCGGGTGATGGCGACCCTACGCAGGGGCGGCACCCTGTTTCAGCAGATCGAGCAGCTCTGCCACCGCTGGATCGGCCAGGTGAGCGGCTCCGAGCTGGAGCCCAGGGCGGCGCTGGTGCTGCTGCTCACCACGCTGGAAACCGCCCTTGAAGACCACTACCCCGAAAGCGCTTCCGATCCCTGAGCTATCGCTGCAGGGGGTGGATGGCTGCCGGGGCGGCTGGCTGGTGATCACCGCCCCAGCCCTGCCCTGCTCCGCGGCGGAGCTGCAGTGGCAGCTGCTGGAGAACCTGCAGTCGGCGCTGTCCACCCCAGCCCAACCCCTCACCGCCGTGGACATGCCGGTGGGTCTGGCCGAGGCCGGGCCCCGCCGCTGCGATCAGGAGGCCCGCAGGCTGCTGGGCCCCCGCCGCAGCAGTGTGTTCCCCGCTCCGGTGCGGCCCTGTCTGGCCGCGTCCACCTACGTGGAGGCCTGTGCCCTCAGCGCGGCGGCCTCGGGTCGGCGGCTCAGCCAGCAGGCCTACCACCTGCTGCCGCGCATCCGCCAGCTCGATGCCCTGCTCCAGGCGAACCGGGACCTCTGGCCGCGGGTGTGGGAGGTGCACCCGGAGCTGGCCTTCCGGCAGTGGAACGGGGGGGTGCCGATGGCGGCCGCCAAGAAGACGGCGGCGGGAGCCAGGCAGCGCGGCAGCCTGGTGGAAAGCTGGCTGCCGGGGGCAGTGGAGGCGATCCGGGCCTCCCTGCGCCGCAGCCTGGTGGCCGATGACGACATCCTCGATGCGCTCGCCTGTCTGTGGAGCGCCGCCAGGCTCCGCAGCGGCGAGGCCCTCACGCTGGGCGGGGATCCGGATCCGACGGGTCTGCCGATGCGGATCTCGGCCTGAGGCCGGCGATCGCGCCCAGGATGGTCCCGGCGCTCACGTCGTCGCGGATCTGCACCACTCCAATCGCCGTGGGCAGCACGAAGCGCAGCTGCCCCTCCCGTACCTTCTTGTCCCCCTGCAGACAGGCCAGCACGGCCGCCTCATCCAGGCTGGGCCAGGTGTGCGGCAGCCCGGCGGCCGCGATCAGGGCCAGCTGGCGCTGCTGGTCGTCCCGGCTCCAGAGCCCCATGGCCACGGCGATCTCGCCGGCGGCCGCCATGCCGATGGCCACGGCCTCCCCGTGCAGCACGGTGCCGTAGCCGCAGAGGGTTTCCACCACATGGCCGAGGGTGTGGCCGTAGTTGAGGATCGCCCGCAGGCCCCCTTCGCGCTCATCGGCGGCCACCACCCGCGCCTTGGCCGCGGCGGAGCGCTCCAGCAGGCTCTGCAGCAGTTTCGGACCCACCGCCTGCTGGCTGGCCAGCCCCGCCCCGGGCTGCCGCGACGCCGCGGCCTCCAGATCCGCGAACAGCACCGCGTCCCCGATCACGCCGTACTTGATCACCTCGGCCATGCCGGCGCGGAACTCCCGCTCCGGCAGGGTGGCCAGGGTGGCGGGGTCCACCAGCACCAGCCGCGGCTGGTGAAAGGCACCGATCAGGTTCTTGCCGCCGGGATGGTTCACACCGGTCTTGCCGCCGATCGCCGCATCCACCATCGCCAGCAGGGTGGTGGGCACCTGCACCACCGCGATGCCCCGCAGCCAGGTGGCGGCCGCGAAGCCGGCCATGTCCCCCACCACGCCGCCGCCGAGGGCCACGATCAGCGAGCCGCGCTCCAGCTTCTGCCGGAAGGCCGCCTCGTGGATCAGCGCCACGGTGGCGGGCGTTTTCTGGTCTTCCCCCGCCTCGATCACCAGCCGCTCGGCCAGCAGCCCAGCGCACCGCAGGCTGGCCAGTGCGGCGGCGCCGTAGTGGGTGTCCACGTCGGGGTTGGTCACCACCAGCACCTTGGTGCCGGCCTTGAACCCCAGGGCCACCACCTGTTCGCCGAGCTGGGCCAGGCTCCCCTCACCGATCACCACCGGGTAGGGGTTGGCGCTCAGGTCCACCCGGATGGTGCGGGGGCTGCACGCGCTGCCTGCAGTGCTGCCTGGGGCGGTGGTGGCGGCGGACATGGGTCATGGAGGGCGGCTTGATGAGGCTAGGGTCCGGCTCCGGCCCGAGCCCCAGTCATGCAATCGCCACTCCGCTCCGCCAATGCACCGGAGGGGCCCGGAGCCGGCCTCAGCCTGATCCTGGCGGTGGGTCTGGCCCTGGTGATCCTGTTGAGCCAGACCCTGTTCATCGTGCCGGCCGGCAGCGTGGCGGTGGTCACCACCCTGGGGCGGGTCACGGGGATGCCCCGCACGCCCGGCGCCAACTTCAAGGCCCCGCTGGTGCAGGCCACGTCCCTCTTCGATGTGCGCACCCAGGTGCGGCCCGAGCAGTTCTCCACCCTCACCAAGGATCTGCAGGTGATCCAGGCCACCGCCACGGTGAAGTACGCCGTGAAGCCCGGTGAGGCCGGCCGCATCTTCGAGACGATCGCCACCGACGACCAGCAGATCTACCCGCGGGTGATCCAGCCGTCGCTGCTGAAAGCGCTCAAGTCGGTGTTCTCCCAGTACGAGCTGGTGACCATCGCCACCGAGTGGAACTCAATCTCCGAGCTGGTGCAGGAGAAGGTGGCCGAGGAGCTGCGCAAGTTCGACTACGTGACCGTGCAGAGCCTGGATCTCACCGGCCTGCAGATCGCCGAGGAATACCGGGCCGCGATCGAGCAGAAGCAGATCGCCGAGCAGCAGCTGCTCAGGGCCCAGACCGAGGTGCGCATCGCCGAGCAGGAGGCCAAGCGCTACCAGACCCTGAATTCCAGCCTCGACGACCAGGTGCTCTACAAGCTCTTCCTCGACAAGTGGGATGGCCAGACGTCGGTGGTGCCGGCTCTGCCTGGGGTGGCGGGATCGGGCGCGCCCCCGGTGATCGTGAACGGGCGCCGCTGAGGCTCAGGGGAGCAGGTCAGCCGCGATTCGGCCCGCCTGAGGCGGGGCAGGCAGCAGCGGGCTGGGGTCCATGGCCACCAGCCCCTGCCGCTGCCGTTGGCGCAGCTCCAGGTGCAGATGGGGCGCGCTGGCGTTGCCGCTCTGGCCCACCATGCCCAGGGCCCGGCCAGCGCCTCCACGGGTTCGTGCTCCTGGAGCTGGGATCGCCGTGGGCGCCATGGCGGGCACGAGCCAAGGGCAGCCGGGTTGTACCGCTTCCCAGCAACGGATGCCCACGCCTAGCTTCGCCTGGTTGCGGCCACCCGATGAACCAGACCGTCAAAGGCATCACCTACGTGAGCGTGTGGGTGCTGCTCTGGGGCACGGCCGCCTCGATTGCCGATTTCGTGCTGCTGGAGCGGGGCGCCTACGAGGCCGGCAGCGGCGGTCAGGCGATCACCTTCGTGTCCTATGGCATCGCCGCCGCCGTGCTGGGCCTTCGGCTTTCGGGGCGCTTCCTCGGTTCCCAGCCCAACACTCAGCCGGAGGATCAGCCCAATGATCAGCCCAACGATTAAGCCGTGGCTTCAGGGGAGCCTCCTGCCTGGAGCACCTGCAGCAGCGCCTGTCCGTAGCGCTCCAGTTTCGCGGCGCCGATGCCGCTCACCCCGGCCAGCTCCTCCAGATCGGCGGGGCGGCGCGCGGCCAGTTCCAGCAGGGTGCGGTCGTGGAACACCACGTAGGGCGGCACCCCCTGCGCCCGCGCCTGCTCGCGCCGCCAGGTCTTGAGGGCGGCCACCAGCGCGTCGTCGAGCTCGGTCAGCTCTGTGCCGGCCGGGCCCCAGCCAGGGCCTGACCCACCGGCACCACCGCCGCCCGTTCCGCCCCTGCTGCGGCGCCGATCCTTCTGGGGCGGCGGCAGCGGCAGCTCCAGCCGGGTTTCCCCCCGCAGCAGCGGCTTCACCAGGGCCTCGGCGCCGAAGCGGAGGCCGCCGTGCCCCTCGGGCACGGGCTCCAGATAGCCGGCGCTGGTGAGCTGGCGCAGCAGGGTGCGCCACTGACCGCGGTCGAGCTCCCTGCCGATGCCGTACACGCTCAGGCCGTCGTGGCCGAGGCTGCGGATCCGTTCGGTGTTGCCCCCCAGCAGCACGTCCACCACGTGGGCCGCGCCGAAGCGCTGGCCGGTGCGGTACACCGCCGAAAGCGCCTTGCGGGCCGGTTCGGTCACATCCTCCCGGGCCTGGGGCTCCAGGCAGCCATCGCAGTTGCCGCAGGGCTCGGCGAGGTCCTCGCCGAAATGGCGCAGCAGCACCTGGCGCCGACAGCCCGGCGCCTCGGTGAAGCCGATCAGGGCATCGAGCTTGCCGTGCTCGATCCGCTTCTGGGCCTCCGGCGCCTCCGAGTCGTCGATGAAGCGGCGCAGCTGGGGGATGTCGCCGGGGCCGTGCACCATCCAGGCCACCGCGGGCAGGCCGTCCCGGCCGGCCCGGCCCGTTTCCTGGTAGTAGGCCTCCAGGCTCTTGGGCAGGTCCACGTGGGCCACGAAGCGCACATCGGGCTTGTCGATGCCCATGCCGAAGGCGATCGTGGCCACCACCACCACGGCGCTGCCGTTGCGGAACCGCTGCAGGGTGCGGCTGCGCTGCTCCGCCTCCATGCCGGCGTGGTAGCCGAGGGCCTCGAAGCCCGCCGCCCGCAGCTCCGCTGCGACCCGCTCCACCCGGGCCCTCGAGCGGGCATACACGATGCCGGCTTCGCCCCGGTGCTGCTCCAGGAACTGCAGCAGCTGGGCCCTGGGATCCTCCTTGGCCCGCAGCAGGTAGCGGATGTTGGGCCGATCGAAGCTGGCGAGGAACACCCGGCCGCTCTCCAGCCGCAGCCGCTGCACGATCTCCTCGCGGCTGCGGGGATCGGCCGTGGCCGTGAGCGCCAGCCGGGGCACCTGCGGAAAGCGCTCGGCCAGCACCGCCAGCTGGATGTACTCCGGGCGGAAGTCGTGGCCCCACTGGGACACGCAGTGGGCCTCATCGATGGCGAACAGGGCCAGATCCCGCTCCGCCAGCCGCTCGAGCAGGTCGCCCCCCAGCAGCCGTTCCGGCGACACGTAGAGCAGATCGAGGCTTCCCTGGCCGATCTGCCGCCACACCGCCGCNNNNNNNNNNNNNNNNNNNNTTCCACCTGGTCCTGCATGAGGGCGATCAGGGGTGAGATCACCACCGCCAGCCCTGGCCGGCACAACGCCGGCACCTGATAGCAGAGCGACTTGCCGCCGCCTGTGGGCATCAGCACCAGCCCGGATCCGCCGCCGATCACATGGCGCACGATCGCCTCCTGGGGGCCGCGGAACGCCTGGTAGCCGAACACCTGCTGCAGCACGGCCCGGGGGTCTGCGGAGGGCTCGCTGGGCACCACGGCGCTCAAGGGGCTGGCTGCTGCGGGGGGATCTTCCAGAATGCCTCCAACCCCGTGGCTGCGATGGCCCCGTCTTCCCGCAGCAGCACCTTGCCCAGCAGCTCCCGCAGCACCGCCGCGGCCTGGGCCTTCCTCGCCCCGGCCCTGGTGCTGATCGGCCTCTCGGTGCTGATCCCGGCGGCGATGGCGCTGCTGATGAGCTTCACCCAGGCGGGCCTGGATGTGAGCGAGCCCCTGCGCTTCGTGGGCCTGGCCAACGTGCGGCGGCTCCTGGCCGATCCGATGTTCTTCCGGGTCACGGGCACCACCTTCCTCTATCTGATCGGTGTGGTGCCACCGGTCGTGCTCGGTGCCCTGGCGCTGGCGGTGCTGGTGAACCGCCAGCTGCCCGGGATCCACTGGTTCCGGGCCGCCTTCTACACGCCGGTGCTGGTGTCGATCGTGGTGGCGGCGATCGCCTTCCGCTGGCTCTACGCCGAGAACGGCCTGATCAACGGCTGGCTCACGGCCCTGCTCGGCGACGCCTTCAGCCCGATCGGCTTCCTCACCTCGCCGCTGCTGGCCCTGCCCTCGGTGATGCTCGTCACCCTCTGGAAGGGACTGGGCTACTACATGGTGATCTTCCTGGCGGGCCTGCAGGGCATCTCGGCCGATCTCTACGAGGCCGCCGCGCTTGATGGCAGCGAGGGCTGGCGCAAGCACGTGGACATCACCCTGCCCCTGCTGCGCCCCTACCTCACGCTGGTGGCGGTGATCTCGGCGATCGCGGCCACCAAGGTGTTCGAGGAGGTGTACCTGATGACCCAGGGCGGCCCTGCCGACTCCACCCGCACCCTTGTGTACTACGTGTACGACCAGGCCTTCTCCGAACTCGAGATCAGTTACGCCTGCACCGTTGGGCTGGCCCTGTTCCTGATCGTGCTGGTGCTGAGCCTGATCCGCTTCGCCTTCGCCGGGGAGCGGGGCCTCACCTGAGCGCTCATGCGGTGGACCTGGCCCTGGGCCCTGCCTAGGGTGATGCCACCGGGTCGCTCCCGCCAATGGCCCCATCCCCCGGCCCCAGTGCCCAGCCCCGCAGCCCCCAGCCCCGGACGTCCCAGGCCCTCAAGGAGCGACAGCTGCTCGGCTGGCTGAGCCTCCTGCTGGCGCTGGTGCTGTGTGGACTGATCGTGATGCGGGCCCGGCAGGCCGCCCGTGACGGCAACCGGGAGCTTCAGAACGACACCTACTGGGTGCTGGTGTCCCCGGTGGCCTTCTCGATCCTTGGCGTGCTGCTGCTGCGACCGTCCCGGCAACGTCCTGGGTCGTCCGCGGGCCCCCGCCTGGGTTTCGGCGCCACCGCCGCCGCAGCCCGTTCCGGCCTGGATCGCTCCAGCGCGGAAGCGGCCGCGGCGACCGCCCAGCTGCAGCATCTGGAGCAGTCCAGCCAGCGCCAGGTGCAGATGGCCCGCTCGGAAGCGGAGGCCGCCCGGGCCGCGGCCCAGGCGAGCCAGCAGGAGCTGGAACGGGTATCGGCCGGTGCCTCCGAGGCGATCGCTGTCCTCGAGGCCAGGCTGCTGCAGGCGGAGCGGGAGCGCGACCAGGCCTTCAGCCAGGTGCAGGACCTCTCCTCCTCCCCGACCGGCACCAGCGACGACCCGGCTCTCAGGGCCGCCGAACGGGCCCAACGCCGGGCGGAAACCCTGCTGGCGGGCCTGCAGGACGAGCTCCAGCAGGCCCGCACGCTGCTTGCTTCCCTCAGCAGCGGTCAGCCGGAGAGCCTCGTGCAGAGCCGGCGCCAGGCCGCCCTTGCTCTGGAGGCGGCCCAGAGCGCCTGCCGCGAGGTGGAGCGGCTGCAGGCACTGCAGGAGCAGCAGCTGGGCGAGGCCCGGCTGCTGCTGGAGCGCTGTGCCCAGGTGGAGCAGGGCGATCTCGCCACCGTGCGGCGGGAGGTGGAGCAGGCCCTCGCCGCGGCCCGCTCCGCCCGCCAGGAAGCCTCCGACCTGGCGGACGCGGCCACCACCCGCATGGAACGGTTGAGCCAGGACATCCAGCAGGCCCAGCAGGCCAGCCAGGCGGCGGCCCAGCAGCTCGGGCAGGTGCTGCACCAGGCCGACCAGATGCGGCAGGACACCCGCCAGCGCGCCGATGAGCAGGAACGCCGTCTGGACGAGCTGGTGGCCCAGGTGGACGCTGAGCTCAAGCAGGCCCGGGAGAGGAACGCCGCTGCCCGGCGCAGCAGCGAGGAGGCTCTGCAGCTGGTGGACCGCCTGGAGCAGGTGGTGTTCGCCTATCCCCCCGCGGCGGGGATGCCGGCGGCGACGGCGCCCGGCCGCACTCCCGAGGATCCCGCCTACCGGGACGCCTGCGGCGAGCTCGGGGTGGTGCCCGGAAGCCCGTGGCAGCAGGTGCGGGCCGCCTGGCGCCGTAACCTGCTTCAGTGGCACCCCGATCAGGGAGGCGATCCCAACCTCTGGTCCCGGCGCCAGGCGGCCTACCAGCTGCTCGAAGCCTGGTATGCCTTCAAGGGGGAGCCCTGACGCCAGCGGTTCCTGCTCGCCCCCCGTCCGTGCTGCCCTTGATGGTCGATTCCCTCGTCGAAGTGCTCAGTGCCGCCGCCGCCGGAGATGCCGCCGCTGCTGCCGATGGCTCCGGGAAGGTGGCCACGGCCCGGCGGATCGGGGTGGTGGGCGGCGGCCAGCTGGCCTGGATGCTGGCGGGGGCGGCGAAGGAGCTCGGCATCGCCGTGGACGTGCAGACCCCTTCGCGCCACGACCCGGCGGTGAGGATGGCGGCGCAGGTGGTGGAGGCCGATCTGCAGGATGGTGAGGCCACCCGCCGGCTGGCCAGCGGCTGCCAGGCGATCACCTTCGAGAACGAGTGGGTCGATCTCGAGGCCCTGGCTGTCCTCGAGGCCGAGGGGGTGCGGTTCGTGCCGAGCCTCAGGGCCCTGGAACCGCTGGTCAACAAGCGCAGCCAGCGGGAGCTGCTGCAGCGTCTCAACCTGCCGGCCCCCGCCTGGTTGCCCCTGGCCGATCTCGTTGCGGCCGCGCCCTCGGGCTTGGAGCTGTCGCCCCAGCCGCAGCAGGAGCATCCGCTTCAGCCGGGCGACCCCATGGCGGCCCAGCCGATGGGCGGCCCCACCCTGCCGCAGGGCTGGACCTACCCGGTGATGGCCAAGGCGGCCACGGGCGGCTACGACGGCAAGGCCACCCTGGTGCTGCGGGAGCCCCGTGACCTGGAGGCCCTGCTGGAGAGTGTCGATCCCGCCAACTGGATCGTGGAACGGTTCGTGGCCTTCGATCTCGAGCTCTCGCAGCTGGTGTGCCGCGATCAGCAGGGCCAGGTGCGCTGCTACCCCCTGGTGCAGACCCACCAGCACCACCGCGTCTGCGACTGGGTGCTCGCCCCCGCCGCCGTGCCCCATGCCGTGCAGGCCTTCGCGCGCAACATCGCCGTGTCGCTGCTCACCGCCATCGATTACGTGGGGGTGCTCTCCATCGAGCTCTTCTACGGGCCTGAGGGTCTGCAGATCAACGAGATCGCCCCGCGCACCCACAATTCCGGCCATGTCACGATCGAGGCCTCCCATACCAGCCAGTTCGCCCAGCAGGCGCGCATCGTGGCGGGCCTGCCGATGGGGGAGGTGGAGCTGAAGGTCCCCGGCGCCCTGATGGTGAACCTGCTCGGTTTCGAGCGCTCCGAGAGTGCCTACGACGACCAGCGCCAGGCCCTGGCAAGCCTTCCCCAGGCGCGGCTGCACTGGTACGGCAAACAGGGCTCCTCCCTCGGCCGCAAGCTCGGCCACATCACCCTGTTGCTGGATGGCGCCACGGCCGAGGAACGGCAGCGCCAGGCCGAGCAGCGCCTCGCGCAGGTCCGGGCCATCTGGCCGCGCCCCGTGTACTGAATCCTGCTCACGGATGCAGCGCTGGGGCAGGAGTGGTGCACACCCTGCCAACAACCGCCTTAGAGTTCCAGCGGACTGCCTCGTTGGTGACTGCCTTCTACAGTTTTCTGATCTGACTCCTCTTTCGACATGGGGAGTCTGCAGCGGAAGCGACGTAGACCGGCCCCGCTGCCGGAAACGAAGCCCCGCCCCTGACACCCCTTCTGGTTCCACCAGGTCGAACACTGGGGCAAGACGGCGCGGCGGTCCAACCCAATTCCCTCCAGCCCTCGATCCGGTGGCCGGCCTGGTCACGGGCGCCATCGGCGGTCATGGTGGGATCAGCGGCATGCGGACGCGGCGATGGCCTCCTCTTCCCCCCGTCAGCCTGCGGACATGAGCTTTCAGCAGGCCTTCACCACCTTGCTGTCCCTGGCACCGGGGCCTGTGTTCCCCCGGGCCCGGCAGCTCTACCTGCGCAA
This sequence is a window from Cyanobium sp. PCC 7001. Protein-coding genes within it:
- a CDS encoding Rieske 2Fe-2S domain-containing protein, with product MGWNNQWYAVAYLDDLDRRRPTPFTLLEQDLVLWWDAAADTWRAFEDVCPHRLVPLSEGRLNGRGELECPYHGWSFDGSGRCTAIPQADPDQAAVACSSARSRCTALPTATGQGLLFVFAGEPERAPDVPLPLVPVLEEPDWLVQDTFRDLPMDALTLLENVLDVSHVPFTHHRTVGRRENAAPVEATITAEGPDGFTAEWLEGPRRGRLGSQFTTFAAPCLMWHDLTAKGFARILTVVYATPIRPGECRLFARFPFQFRSVLPRLLLRFRPRWLQHLANHTVLEDDQVFLHWQERALARRGGSAAFSQACFLPTGSDVYVKALHAWVDSHGGEPFPGRPLPERLDRDRLMDRDHAHTRHCHACSTAQRRLRMLGPWLQLAIAVALLALAALWGDGTWLLRLALAGLALGAWLVLLQCGRWERAFSRGEGAPPRNAPEPAGKAPPAGRGAPADPRSGLAPDPVP
- a CDS encoding 5-(carboxyamino)imidazole ribonucleotide synthase, whose product is MVDSLVEVLSAAAAGDAAAAADGSGKVATARRIGVVGGGQLAWMLAGAAKELGIAVDVQTPSRHDPAVRMAAQVVEADLQDGEATRRLASGCQAITFENEWVDLEALAVLEAEGVRFVPSLRALEPLVNKRSQRELLQRLNLPAPAWLPLADLVAAAPSGLELSPQPQQEHPLQPGDPMAAQPMGGPTLPQGWTYPVMAKAATGGYDGKATLVLREPRDLEALLESVDPANWIVERFVAFDLELSQLVCRDQQGQVRCYPLVQTHQHHRVCDWVLAPAAVPHAVQAFARNIAVSLLTAIDYVGVLSIELFYGPEGLQINEIAPRTHNSGHVTIEASHTSQFAQQARIVAGLPMGEVELKVPGALMVNLLGFERSESAYDDQRQALASLPQARLHWYGKQGSSLGRKLGHITLLLDGATAEERQRQAEQRLAQVRAIWPRPVY
- a CDS encoding prohibitin family protein → MQSPLRSANAPEGPGAGLSLILAVGLALVILLSQTLFIVPAGSVAVVTTLGRVTGMPRTPGANFKAPLVQATSLFDVRTQVRPEQFSTLTKDLQVIQATATVKYAVKPGEAGRIFETIATDDQQIYPRVIQPSLLKALKSVFSQYELVTIATEWNSISELVQEKVAEELRKFDYVTVQSLDLTGLQIAEEYRAAIEQKQIAEQQLLRAQTEVRIAEQEAKRYQTLNSSLDDQVLYKLFLDKWDGQTSVVPALPGVAGSGAPPVIVNGRR
- a CDS encoding RecQ family ATP-dependent DNA helicase — its product is AAVWRQIGQGSLDLLYVSPERLLGGDLLERLAERDLALFAIDEAHCVSQWGHDFRPEYIQLAVLAERFPQVPRLALTATADPRSREEIVQRLRLESGRVFLASFDRPNIRYLLRAKEDPRAQLLQFLEQHRGEAGIVYARSRARVERVAAELRAAGFEALGYHAGMEAEQRSRTLQRFRNGSAVVVVATIAFGMGIDKPDVRFVAHVDLPKSLEAYYQETGRAGRDGLPAVAWMVHGPGDIPQLRRFIDDSEAPEAQKRIEHGKLDALIGFTEAPGCRRQVLLRHFGEDLAEPCGNCDGCLEPQAREDVTEPARKALSAVYRTGQRFGAAHVVDVLLGGNTERIRSLGHDGLSVYGIGRELDRGQWRTLLRQLTSAGYLEPVPEGHGGLRFGAEALVKPLLRGETRLELPLPPPQKDRRRSRGGTGGGGAGGSGPGWGPAGTELTELDDALVAALKTWRREQARAQGVPPYVVFHDRTLLELAARRPADLEELAGVSGIGAAKLERYGQALLQVLQAGGSPEATA
- a CDS encoding J domain-containing protein — protein: MAPSPGPSAQPRSPQPRTSQALKERQLLGWLSLLLALVLCGLIVMRARQAARDGNRELQNDTYWVLVSPVAFSILGVLLLRPSRQRPGSSAGPRLGFGATAAAARSGLDRSSAEAAAATAQLQHLEQSSQRQVQMARSEAEAARAAAQASQQELERVSAGASEAIAVLEARLLQAERERDQAFSQVQDLSSSPTGTSDDPALRAAERAQRRAETLLAGLQDELQQARTLLASLSSGQPESLVQSRRQAALALEAAQSACREVERLQALQEQQLGEARLLLERCAQVEQGDLATVRREVEQALAAARSARQEASDLADAATTRMERLSQDIQQAQQASQAAAQQLGQVLHQADQMRQDTRQRADEQERRLDELVAQVDAELKQARERNAAARRSSEEALQLVDRLEQVVFAYPPAAGMPAATAPGRTPEDPAYRDACGELGVVPGSPWQQVRAAWRRNLLQWHPDQGGDPNLWSRRQAAYQLLEAWYAFKGEP
- the aroB gene encoding 3-dehydroquinate synthase translates to MSAATTAPGSTAGSACSPRTIRVDLSANPYPVVIGEGSLAQLGEQVVALGFKAGTKVLVVTNPDVDTHYGAAALASLRCAGLLAERLVIEAGEDQKTPATVALIHEAAFRQKLERGSLIVALGGGVVGDMAGFAAATWLRGIAVVQVPTTLLAMVDAAIGGKTGVNHPGGKNLIGAFHQPRLVLVDPATLATLPEREFRAGMAEVIKYGVIGDAVLFADLEAAASRQPGAGLASQQAVGPKLLQSLLERSAAAKARVVAADEREGGLRAILNYGHTLGHVVETLCGYGTVLHGEAVAIGMAAAGEIAVAMGLWSRDDQQRQLALIAAAGLPHTWPSLDEAAVLACLQGDKKVREGQLRFVLPTAIGVVQIRDDVSAGTILGAIAGLRPRSASADPSDPDPRPA
- a CDS encoding carbohydrate ABC transporter permease, which produces MAPSSRSSTLPSSSRSTAAAWAFLAPALVLIGLSVLIPAAMALLMSFTQAGLDVSEPLRFVGLANVRRLLADPMFFRVTGTTFLYLIGVVPPVVLGALALAVLVNRQLPGIHWFRAAFYTPVLVSIVVAAIAFRWLYAENGLINGWLTALLGDAFSPIGFLTSPLLALPSVMLVTLWKGLGYYMVIFLAGLQGISADLYEAAALDGSEGWRKHVDITLPLLRPYLTLVAVISAIAATKVFEEVYLMTQGGPADSTRTLVYYVYDQAFSELEISYACTVGLALFLIVLVLSLIRFAFAGERGLT
- a CDS encoding DEAD/DEAH box helicase; the protein is MVPSEPSADPRAVLQQVFGYQAFRGPQEAIVRHVIGGGSGLVLMPTGGGKSLCYQVPALCRPGLAVVISPLIALMQDQVE
- a CDS encoding DUF429 domain-containing protein — translated: MKTTTPKALPIPELSLQGVDGCRGGWLVITAPALPCSAAELQWQLLENLQSALSTPAQPLTAVDMPVGLAEAGPRRCDQEARRLLGPRRSSVFPAPVRPCLAASTYVEACALSAAASGRRLSQQAYHLLPRIRQLDALLQANRDLWPRVWEVHPELAFRQWNGGVPMAAAKKTAAGARQRGSLVESWLPGAVEAIRASLRRSLVADDDILDALACLWSAARLRSGEALTLGGDPDPTGLPMRISA